Proteins from one Anaeromusa acidaminophila DSM 3853 genomic window:
- the glgB gene encoding 1,4-alpha-glucan branching protein GlgB: protein MTPSPLSKDNLYLFNEGTQYRAYQILGAHCMKQDGVDGVRFALWAPHAKLVQLVGDFNAWEGQHHAMKLHSRSGIWQLFVPQASAGMAYKYVIHTANGEVLEKSDPYAVHAETPPKSASVVWELGGYEWQDALWQERKKQQSIYESPVLIYEVHMGSWRRAPGGRSLTYRELAEQLVPYAAEMGYTHIELLPLAEHPFDGSWGYQITGFFAVTSRYGTPQDFMYFVDCCHQQGLGVIMDWVPGHFCRDGHGLRRFDGTPLYEHPDPLQGENEGWGTCNFDYGRPEVKSFLISNALFWLDIYHIDGLRADAVANILYLDYGRKKGQWRPNRYGGNGNLEGMALLRQINETVFREYPQAMMMAEESTSWPMVSWPTDCGGLGFNFKWNMGWMNDMLRYMEIDPIHRKWYHNLLTFSLMYAFTENFVLPLSHDEVVHGKKSLLNKMPGDYWQKFANLRAFYAYWLAHPGKKLLFMGGEFGQFIEWKHDDSLDWHLLDYPQHQAMHHCVRELNRFYRQHAAFWENDDDWDGFSWLDCQDYEHSVISFLRRDRQGEAVLVVCNFTPVVRDGYRIGVPAPGEYQEVFNTDAGCFGGSGQGNGVVQSEPIPWHSQECSVVLRLPPLATVYLRLHAVKEEQEMTKDTRGNGYV from the coding sequence ATGACACCTTCGCCTTTATCCAAAGATAATCTCTATCTATTTAATGAAGGAACGCAGTATCGCGCCTATCAAATATTGGGGGCGCATTGCATGAAACAGGACGGCGTGGATGGAGTGCGCTTTGCTTTATGGGCGCCGCATGCCAAACTGGTCCAGCTTGTGGGGGATTTTAACGCTTGGGAAGGACAGCATCATGCAATGAAGCTCCATTCCCGCTCTGGAATATGGCAGCTCTTTGTACCGCAAGCTAGTGCGGGCATGGCTTATAAGTATGTTATCCATACTGCTAACGGCGAAGTGTTGGAAAAGAGCGATCCATATGCCGTGCATGCGGAGACGCCTCCCAAATCGGCCTCAGTAGTATGGGAGCTTGGCGGCTATGAGTGGCAGGATGCCTTGTGGCAGGAACGGAAAAAGCAGCAAAGTATTTATGAATCGCCTGTGCTCATTTATGAAGTCCATATGGGATCTTGGCGACGCGCGCCTGGCGGGCGATCATTGACATACCGAGAACTGGCGGAGCAGCTTGTGCCGTATGCAGCGGAAATGGGCTATACCCATATTGAGCTGCTGCCATTGGCGGAGCATCCCTTTGACGGCTCTTGGGGCTATCAGATTACCGGCTTTTTTGCAGTGACCAGCCGCTATGGGACGCCGCAAGATTTCATGTATTTTGTAGACTGCTGCCATCAGCAAGGTCTTGGGGTCATCATGGATTGGGTACCGGGGCATTTTTGCCGTGACGGTCATGGCTTGCGTCGTTTTGACGGCACGCCTCTTTATGAGCATCCTGATCCGTTGCAGGGAGAAAATGAAGGCTGGGGTACCTGCAATTTTGATTATGGACGGCCGGAGGTCAAAAGCTTTTTAATCTCCAACGCTCTTTTTTGGCTGGATATCTATCATATCGACGGCCTGCGGGCGGATGCGGTAGCCAATATTTTGTATCTGGATTACGGGCGGAAAAAAGGGCAATGGCGTCCGAATCGCTATGGCGGCAACGGCAATCTGGAGGGCATGGCGCTTTTGCGGCAGATCAATGAGACGGTGTTTCGGGAATATCCTCAAGCGATGATGATGGCCGAGGAATCAACGTCTTGGCCTATGGTTTCCTGGCCTACGGATTGCGGCGGTTTGGGGTTCAACTTCAAATGGAACATGGGCTGGATGAACGACATGCTCCGCTATATGGAGATCGATCCGATTCACCGCAAGTGGTACCATAATTTATTGACCTTTTCCTTGATGTACGCTTTTACGGAGAATTTTGTGCTACCCTTGTCTCATGACGAAGTAGTGCATGGGAAAAAATCGCTCCTGAACAAAATGCCTGGAGATTATTGGCAAAAATTCGCTAATCTTCGCGCCTTCTATGCCTATTGGCTGGCGCATCCTGGGAAAAAGCTGCTTTTCATGGGCGGAGAATTTGGCCAGTTTATCGAGTGGAAGCATGACGACAGCTTAGACTGGCATTTACTTGATTACCCTCAGCACCAGGCAATGCATCATTGCGTACGGGAATTGAACCGCTTTTATCGCCAGCATGCTGCTTTTTGGGAAAACGATGATGATTGGGACGGATTTTCTTGGCTGGATTGCCAGGATTACGAACACAGCGTAATTTCCTTTTTGAGGCGTGACCGTCAAGGAGAGGCGGTTCTGGTGGTTTGCAATTTTACCCCGGTGGTGCGCGATGGCTATCGCATCGGCGTTCCCGCGCCGGGTGAATATCAGGAAGTATTCAATACCGATGCCGGATGTTTCGGAGGCTCCGGTCAAGGCAATGGCGTAGTGCAATCGGAGCCGATACCCTGGCATAGTCAGGAATGTTCTGTTGTATTGCGATTACCGCCGTTGGCGACGGTGTATTTACGGCTTCATGCAGTTAAAGAAGAGCAAGAAATGACCAAGGATACGAGGGGGAATGGCTATGTCTAG
- a CDS encoding glycogen/starch/alpha-glucan phosphorylase — protein MKSDLEQQSSKEIFRKNFVTRVQSLYGKSIDEALPSEKYMALGMVVRDYISSNWIQTNQQYSDRGEKQVYYFSIEFLLGRLMELNLINLGIRDVCEAALKEVGTDLQELLEVERDAGLGNGGLGRLAACFLDSLAAMGLPGHGNGIRYRYGLFEQKIVDNYQVELPDHWLKDRYVWEYRKADKAVTVRFGGHIEMIEQDGHMRVVHQDAQAVLAVPYDVPVIGYDNNTVNTLRLWNAEPLQSEFDLTSFNRGDYLQAVQYQQQVEAISKILYPEDTFYEGRLLRLKQQYFFVCAGLQSILRRFKRKYSDMHLLPDKVAVHINDTHPAVAIPELMRLLMDEEGLGWNEAWDMTIRTVSYTNHTILPEALESWPVDMFATLLPRVYQIVEEINRRYCARLLDRFPNDDEKIRRMAIIADGMVHMARLAVLGSYSVNGVAAIHTDILKQHLFHDFWKETPHKFNNKTNGITHRRWLLKANPRLSNLLTETIGDSWIYHPTDLGRLAHKRHDAGLLAELDRVKKANKLDLADFVKRQYGVSIDPESIYDVHIKRIHAYKRQTLNILHVIHLYNQLQENPDLDMVPRTFFFGGKAAPSYNTAKQVIKLINEVADKVNSDQRIDGKLKIVFLENYSVSLGEKVFPAADVSEQISTASKEASGTGNMKFMMNGAVTIGTLDGANVEIAEEVGDENIFIFGLKAEEVFQYYAQGGYNAWDIYNSDTRVRQVIDQIMRGVYDGGDSYKLLMDLLLGHNDQFFVLRDFDAYATAQQRLDAAYRDREGWLRRSLVNIAMSGVFSSDRTIDEYAKAIWKIRPVEILQES, from the coding sequence ATGAAATCTGATCTTGAACAACAAAGCTCCAAAGAAATATTCCGCAAGAATTTTGTAACCCGTGTACAGTCTTTGTACGGGAAAAGTATTGACGAGGCCTTGCCAAGCGAAAAATATATGGCTTTAGGCATGGTGGTCCGGGATTACATTAGCTCGAACTGGATCCAGACAAATCAGCAATATTCGGATCGCGGCGAAAAACAGGTTTACTATTTTTCTATTGAATTCCTGCTGGGACGCCTTATGGAGCTCAACCTTATTAATTTGGGCATTCGTGATGTGTGTGAAGCGGCCTTGAAGGAAGTAGGAACCGATCTTCAAGAATTATTGGAAGTGGAACGGGACGCTGGTTTGGGCAACGGCGGTCTGGGTCGCTTAGCAGCGTGCTTTTTGGATTCTCTGGCGGCCATGGGGCTGCCGGGGCATGGCAATGGCATTCGCTACCGCTATGGCTTGTTTGAACAAAAAATTGTCGATAATTATCAGGTAGAACTGCCGGATCATTGGCTTAAGGACCGCTATGTATGGGAGTACCGCAAGGCGGACAAAGCGGTGACGGTGCGTTTTGGCGGTCACATTGAAATGATCGAGCAAGACGGGCATATGCGGGTGGTACACCAGGATGCTCAGGCTGTCTTGGCGGTTCCTTATGACGTGCCTGTTATCGGTTATGACAATAATACGGTTAATACCCTGCGCTTGTGGAACGCGGAGCCGTTGCAAAGCGAGTTTGATTTGACTAGCTTTAACCGCGGCGACTATCTGCAAGCAGTACAATATCAGCAGCAGGTAGAGGCGATCTCCAAGATTTTGTATCCGGAAGATACCTTTTACGAGGGGCGTCTTTTACGCTTAAAACAGCAGTACTTTTTTGTTTGCGCGGGACTGCAGAGCATTTTGCGGCGATTTAAGCGCAAATACTCGGATATGCATCTGTTGCCCGACAAAGTAGCGGTGCATATCAATGATACTCATCCTGCCGTAGCCATCCCCGAGCTGATGCGTCTTTTGATGGATGAAGAAGGTTTGGGATGGAATGAGGCTTGGGATATGACGATCCGTACGGTGTCCTATACCAACCATACGATTTTACCGGAAGCTTTGGAAAGCTGGCCGGTAGATATGTTTGCTACGTTGCTGCCTCGGGTGTATCAGATTGTGGAGGAAATCAACCGTCGCTACTGTGCGCGGCTGTTAGACCGCTTTCCGAATGATGATGAAAAAATTAGGCGTATGGCCATTATTGCCGACGGCATGGTCCATATGGCGCGGCTTGCGGTGTTAGGAAGCTATAGCGTTAACGGCGTGGCGGCCATTCATACGGATATTTTAAAGCAGCATCTTTTTCATGACTTCTGGAAGGAAACACCGCACAAATTCAACAATAAAACTAACGGGATCACGCATCGCCGCTGGCTGCTCAAAGCCAATCCGCGTCTTTCTAACTTGCTTACGGAAACCATTGGCGACTCCTGGATCTATCATCCTACGGATTTGGGGAGGCTGGCGCATAAGCGGCATGACGCAGGGCTGTTGGCGGAATTGGACCGGGTGAAAAAGGCCAATAAGCTGGATCTGGCTGATTTTGTGAAGCGTCAGTACGGCGTATCCATCGATCCGGAATCTATTTACGATGTGCATATTAAACGGATTCACGCGTATAAACGGCAGACTCTGAATATTCTTCACGTAATCCATCTTTATAACCAACTGCAAGAAAATCCGGATTTGGACATGGTTCCGCGGACCTTTTTCTTTGGCGGCAAGGCGGCGCCGAGCTATAATACGGCAAAACAGGTAATTAAGCTGATTAACGAAGTGGCGGACAAAGTCAACAGTGATCAGCGAATTGATGGAAAGTTGAAGATTGTTTTCTTAGAAAACTATTCCGTTTCCTTGGGTGAGAAGGTATTTCCGGCTGCCGACGTGAGCGAGCAAATTTCCACCGCCAGTAAGGAAGCGTCCGGTACCGGAAATATGAAGTTTATGATGAACGGAGCGGTCACCATCGGTACGCTGGACGGAGCTAACGTAGAAATCGCCGAGGAAGTAGGCGACGAAAATATATTTATTTTTGGCCTGAAAGCGGAAGAGGTCTTCCAATACTACGCGCAAGGAGGCTATAACGCCTGGGATATTTACAACAGCGATACTCGGGTTCGACAAGTTATTGATCAGATTATGAGAGGCGTTTATGACGGCGGGGATTCGTACAAGCTGTTGATGGATTTGCTTTTGGGGCATAATGACCAGTTCTTTGTATTGCGCGACTTCGACGCTTATGCGACAGCGCAGCAGCGTCTGGACGCTGCTTATCGTGATCGCGAGGGATGGCTGCGGCGCAGCTTGGTGAACATTGCCATGTCTGGCGTGTTTTCCAGCGATCGCACCATTGATGAATATGCTAAAGCGATTTGGAAAATTCGCCCTGTGGAAATACTGCAAGAATCGTAG
- a CDS encoding M48 family metallopeptidase, whose product MRELLKRIVFVCMALLFAAGFWQPTAEAGLISKDQEISMGRDVAKELEKKYGLVDDAQLQERIQKIGMSLVKVSDRQDLPYTFKVLNSKEVNALAVPGGFIYVFKGLVDLMPDDDELAGVIGHEVGHVVKRHSVRQMEKSLGMGLLFSVLFGDRGVALQSLAYQVLMAGYSRDDEREADQLGFVHSFKAGYNPYGMAMGLRKLATINQNYHPDLFSSHPEANSRVEKVLGYARDAGVRPFVDEGAKQVKDGAWNLPPFKSTVAGQEPVFRAFSAAGAIYRARSSAGFSPERYVPDSDGTQFYIYYDDRRIMTIAESDAAAYGVSQEELMERYLEALRRY is encoded by the coding sequence GTGCGTGAGCTTTTAAAACGGATTGTTTTTGTATGCATGGCGTTGCTGTTTGCGGCTGGATTCTGGCAGCCGACGGCGGAAGCAGGGCTGATTAGTAAAGACCAGGAAATATCGATGGGCCGCGATGTGGCGAAAGAATTAGAGAAAAAATACGGTCTGGTAGATGACGCGCAGTTGCAAGAACGCATACAAAAAATAGGTATGAGCCTAGTGAAGGTATCGGATCGGCAAGACCTTCCTTATACGTTTAAGGTTTTAAATTCTAAAGAAGTGAATGCGTTGGCTGTGCCGGGCGGTTTTATCTATGTTTTTAAGGGGTTAGTGGATTTGATGCCGGATGACGATGAACTGGCTGGCGTTATCGGCCATGAAGTCGGGCATGTGGTTAAACGGCACAGCGTGAGGCAGATGGAAAAAAGTTTGGGAATGGGCTTGCTTTTCAGTGTGCTCTTCGGCGACAGAGGGGTGGCCTTGCAGAGTTTGGCGTATCAAGTGCTAATGGCCGGTTACAGCCGAGACGATGAGAGAGAAGCGGACCAACTGGGCTTTGTACATTCTTTTAAGGCGGGCTACAACCCCTATGGCATGGCTATGGGTTTACGCAAACTAGCCACAATAAATCAAAATTATCACCCGGACTTATTTTCCAGTCATCCCGAGGCGAATTCACGGGTGGAAAAAGTACTGGGCTATGCGCGGGATGCCGGTGTGCGTCCTTTTGTAGATGAAGGCGCTAAGCAGGTGAAGGATGGAGCATGGAATCTGCCTCCCTTTAAATCGACTGTTGCCGGGCAGGAACCTGTATTTCGGGCTTTCTCTGCAGCAGGAGCTATTTATCGGGCCCGGAGCAGCGCGGGATTTTCACCGGAGCGTTATGTGCCGGACAGTGACGGAACCCAGTTTTATATCTATTATGATGACCGACGCATTATGACAATCGCAGAAAGTGATGCCGCCGCCTACGGGGTTTCTCAGGAAGAACTGATGGAACGATACTTAGAGGCGTTGCGGCGGTACTGA
- a CDS encoding helix-turn-helix transcriptional regulator, whose protein sequence is MAINTLTRLIRQVSTIELSARQRTILEWVKENGPLSSKELADRLQVSRAALRADLAVLTMSGLLEARPRVGYYYSGKDEKDIIAGMLSPLRVKEAHSISVAVREKTSVYDVIVKMFIEDVGTMFIVSQEGFLEGVVSRKDLLKTALGQRKLEDLPISVIMTRMPNIIVTTPEESVLRAAQKLLTHQVDSLPVVTIENTPDGERYRLLGRFTKSNITRLFVQMGSRS, encoded by the coding sequence ATGGCAATAAACACATTAACTAGACTTATAAGGCAGGTGAGTACCATCGAATTATCGGCACGTCAACGCACTATCCTTGAGTGGGTCAAGGAAAACGGCCCTTTGAGCAGCAAAGAGCTGGCGGATCGCCTGCAAGTCAGCCGCGCTGCTTTGCGTGCGGATCTGGCAGTTCTGACCATGTCCGGCCTGCTGGAAGCTCGCCCTCGGGTAGGCTACTACTATAGCGGCAAAGACGAAAAGGACATTATCGCAGGCATGCTCAGCCCCTTGCGAGTCAAGGAGGCGCATTCCATCTCCGTAGCAGTCCGCGAAAAAACGTCAGTCTATGATGTCATTGTCAAAATGTTCATCGAAGACGTGGGTACCATGTTTATCGTCTCCCAAGAAGGCTTTCTGGAAGGCGTAGTTTCGCGCAAAGACCTTTTAAAAACTGCGTTAGGACAGCGCAAGCTGGAAGACTTGCCCATCAGTGTAATCATGACTCGCATGCCCAACATTATTGTGACCACGCCGGAAGAGTCCGTGCTCCGGGCTGCGCAGAAGCTGCTGACACATCAAGTCGACTCCCTGCCGGTAGTCACTATAGAAAACACGCCGGACGGAGAACGTTACCGCCTGCTTGGCCGCTTCACCAAGTCCAACATCACAAGGCTGTTTGTACAAATGGGCAGCCGCTCATAA
- a CDS encoding pyruvate, water dikinase regulatory protein: MTHSGTSAHPAVLFLLSDSVGETAEVVTKAACSQFDAGHVELRRMPYLASVYQVEEALQEAAATANAAVIYTLVSPNLRKALKAKAAKLNLTCVDVMGPVVDALTQISGLDPRNEPGILRKIDEAYFNRIEAIEFAVKFDDGKEPRGLLRADIVVTGVSRTSKTPLCMYLAHKGLKAANLPLVPEVTVPQELFQVPASKAVGLTIKPDHLYEIRRERLRTMGLAQTAEYANFDRILEEIEYAMRIMRKIGCPIIDVTNKATEETAAKVLEYYRKGAELR; this comes from the coding sequence ATGACTCATTCCGGTACGTCCGCGCATCCCGCTGTTCTCTTCTTGCTTTCCGACTCAGTCGGGGAAACGGCGGAAGTCGTCACCAAAGCCGCCTGCAGCCAATTTGACGCCGGTCATGTCGAATTGCGCCGCATGCCCTACCTGGCTTCCGTTTACCAAGTAGAGGAAGCTTTGCAGGAAGCTGCCGCCACTGCCAACGCCGCTGTGATTTACACTTTAGTTAGCCCCAATTTACGTAAAGCCCTGAAAGCCAAGGCTGCAAAGTTGAATTTAACCTGTGTGGATGTAATGGGCCCTGTTGTTGACGCCCTCACACAGATCAGCGGTTTAGACCCGCGCAACGAGCCTGGCATCCTGCGCAAAATCGACGAAGCGTACTTCAATCGCATTGAGGCCATTGAATTCGCCGTCAAATTCGACGACGGCAAAGAGCCGCGCGGTTTACTGCGAGCGGATATCGTCGTCACAGGCGTATCGCGCACCTCCAAAACGCCTTTGTGCATGTATCTGGCGCACAAAGGACTTAAAGCCGCCAATCTGCCGCTGGTTCCGGAAGTGACCGTACCGCAGGAACTCTTTCAAGTACCGGCCAGTAAAGCGGTAGGTCTTACCATCAAACCGGACCATCTTTATGAAATACGCCGCGAACGTCTACGCACCATGGGGCTAGCGCAAACAGCGGAATACGCCAACTTTGACCGTATCCTCGAAGAAATCGAGTATGCCATGCGCATTATGCGAAAAATCGGCTGCCCGATTATCGACGTTACGAATAAAGCCACCGAAGAAACCGCCGCTAAAGTATTAGAATATTACCGGAAGGGAGCCGAATTACGATGA
- the ppdK gene encoding pyruvate, phosphate dikinase: MKKYVYLFAEGSAEMRSLLGGKGANLAEMTNLGLPVPPGFTISTEGCREYYAQGAKLPAGMEEEVSRQLAVLEEQTGKRFGDASNPLLVSVRSGAVFSMPGMMDTILNLGLNSNTVAGLAAATGNERFAYDSYRRFIQMFSDVVLDIHKYEFEQRLDDVKEAEGVRFDQDLSADALKEVIRQYKKLVHEHSGRYFPEEPKEQLFMAITAVFRSWNNDRAIVYRNLNKIDHDLGTAVNVQSMVFGNMGNDSGTGVAFSRNPSTGENKLYGEYLMNAQGEDVVAGIRTPQSIEKLADDMPHVYEQFRKIVKTLETHYKNMQDIEFTIEKGKLYMLQTRNGKRTAAAAVKVAHDLVQEGLVSSADALLMVEPAQIGQLLHRQIDSSAKLDVLTQGLPASPGAASGMIVFDADEAELLGRQGKKVLLVRTETTPDDIHGIVMAQGILTSRGGMTSHAAVVARGMGKPCVCGCEAARIDYHARTLSIGDLTLKEGDLLSIDGATGRVISGSIPLKEPELSPEYLTLLAWADEYRRLDVRANADTPEDAAKARSFGATGIGLVRTEHMFMAQDRLPYVQQMILSETLEARQDALTHLLPMQENDFYGILKAMESYPVCIRLLDPPLHEFLPSLEELLVETTRLRTLGNAPQELAQKELLLKKVRHLHEFNPMLGHRGCRLGITYPEVYDMQIQAIMNAAARLTKEGLTVLPEVEIPLTLSREEMDFFKERIDRIAQEVMAERQVQFHYTAGTMIELPRAALLADELAASAQFFSFGTNDLTQTCLGFSRDDAEGKFLPYYLEQKILKTNPFVELDRQGVGKLMRLAVAGGRATRPELLIGICGEHGGDPSSIQFCHEIGLDFVSCSPYRVPVARLAAAQAALSDGEVLGTR; this comes from the coding sequence ATGAAAAAATATGTATATCTTTTCGCGGAAGGAAGCGCCGAAATGCGCTCACTATTAGGAGGTAAAGGCGCCAATCTAGCTGAAATGACCAATTTAGGTCTGCCCGTGCCTCCCGGCTTCACCATCAGCACCGAAGGCTGCCGCGAATACTATGCCCAAGGCGCCAAACTACCTGCAGGTATGGAAGAAGAAGTATCCCGTCAACTAGCCGTCTTGGAAGAACAAACCGGCAAGCGTTTCGGGGACGCCTCCAACCCGTTGTTGGTATCGGTTCGTTCCGGCGCCGTTTTCTCCATGCCCGGCATGATGGATACTATTTTAAACCTCGGCCTGAACAGCAACACCGTCGCAGGCTTAGCCGCAGCTACCGGCAACGAGCGTTTTGCGTACGACTCCTATCGTCGGTTTATCCAAATGTTCTCCGACGTCGTTTTGGACATCCATAAATACGAATTCGAGCAGCGTCTTGATGACGTCAAGGAAGCGGAAGGCGTTCGCTTCGACCAAGATCTCAGCGCCGACGCTCTCAAGGAAGTCATTCGCCAGTATAAAAAACTGGTTCACGAACACAGCGGTCGTTACTTCCCGGAAGAACCTAAAGAACAGCTATTCATGGCTATTACCGCCGTTTTCCGCTCCTGGAATAACGACCGGGCCATTGTCTATCGCAACCTAAATAAGATCGACCACGACCTGGGTACCGCCGTCAATGTCCAGTCCATGGTTTTCGGCAACATGGGCAATGACTCCGGCACCGGCGTCGCCTTCAGCCGTAATCCTTCCACCGGTGAAAACAAACTCTACGGCGAGTACTTAATGAATGCCCAAGGCGAAGACGTTGTCGCCGGCATTCGCACGCCCCAAAGCATTGAAAAGTTGGCGGACGATATGCCGCACGTCTATGAACAATTCCGTAAAATCGTAAAAACCTTAGAAACACACTATAAGAACATGCAAGATATCGAGTTCACCATCGAAAAAGGCAAGCTCTATATGCTGCAGACTCGCAACGGCAAACGCACTGCCGCCGCGGCCGTCAAAGTAGCTCATGATTTAGTACAAGAAGGCCTGGTAAGCAGCGCTGACGCACTGCTTATGGTAGAACCGGCGCAAATTGGCCAATTGTTGCACCGCCAGATCGACAGCTCCGCTAAGCTCGACGTTCTGACCCAAGGCCTGCCCGCTTCGCCTGGCGCCGCTTCCGGAATGATTGTCTTTGACGCAGACGAAGCCGAATTATTAGGACGCCAAGGCAAAAAAGTCCTCTTAGTTCGCACTGAAACGACTCCCGACGACATTCATGGCATTGTCATGGCCCAAGGTATTCTCACCAGCCGCGGCGGCATGACCAGCCACGCCGCTGTGGTAGCCCGCGGTATGGGCAAACCCTGCGTTTGCGGCTGCGAAGCCGCTCGCATCGATTATCATGCCAGAACCTTGAGCATCGGCGATTTAACCTTGAAGGAAGGCGATCTCCTCTCCATTGACGGCGCCACCGGCCGGGTCATCAGCGGTTCCATCCCCTTAAAAGAGCCGGAACTCTCACCGGAATACCTGACTCTTTTAGCTTGGGCCGACGAATATCGCCGCCTGGATGTCCGCGCTAACGCCGATACCCCGGAAGACGCCGCCAAAGCGCGTTCCTTCGGAGCCACCGGCATCGGGCTGGTCCGCACGGAGCATATGTTTATGGCCCAAGATCGTCTTCCTTATGTGCAGCAGATGATTCTCTCCGAAACCCTAGAAGCGCGTCAAGATGCATTAACACATTTACTGCCTATGCAAGAAAACGACTTCTACGGCATCTTAAAAGCTATGGAAAGCTATCCGGTCTGCATCCGTCTGCTGGACCCGCCGCTCCATGAGTTCTTGCCCAGTCTGGAAGAGCTGCTCGTAGAAACCACTCGTCTTCGAACCTTGGGCAACGCTCCTCAGGAACTGGCGCAAAAAGAACTCCTCCTCAAAAAAGTCCGTCACCTTCACGAATTCAACCCCATGCTGGGACACCGCGGCTGCCGCTTAGGCATTACGTATCCCGAAGTATACGATATGCAAATCCAAGCCATTATGAATGCCGCCGCTAGACTGACTAAAGAAGGCCTCACAGTACTTCCTGAAGTAGAAATTCCCCTCACCCTCAGCCGGGAGGAAATGGATTTTTTCAAAGAACGCATTGACCGCATTGCGCAGGAAGTCATGGCAGAACGCCAGGTACAGTTCCACTATACCGCCGGCACCATGATCGAGCTGCCCCGGGCCGCCCTACTGGCGGACGAGTTGGCCGCCAGCGCGCAGTTCTTTAGCTTCGGCACCAACGACCTAACTCAGACTTGCCTCGGCTTCAGCCGCGACGATGCGGAAGGAAAATTCCTGCCGTATTATTTGGAGCAGAAGATTCTTAAAACCAATCCCTTTGTCGAGTTGGACCGCCAAGGCGTCGGCAAGCTGATGCGCCTGGCTGTCGCTGGCGGCCGCGCCACCCGCCCGGAGCTTCTGATTGGCATCTGCGGCGAACATGGCGGCGACCCAAGCTCCATCCAATTCTGTCATGAAATCGGCTTAGACTTTGTCAGCTGCTCTCCCTACCGCGTGCCCGTAGCTCGTTTGGCCGCAGCGCAGGCGGCGCTGTCTGATGGCGAAGTATTGGGAACCCGCTAA
- a CDS encoding ankyrin repeat domain-containing protein, with protein sequence MMTRLLMAGLLSMAVLLAGCSNSPEDAKKELADKKIQYNEQSFVKAIEDQKKDIVELFIEAGMSPNVTTANGTPLVTAAATGNVEMVKFLVEKGADVNSKSKDKGELTSLFAAILGGGKDKDKQETVKFLLDKGADVNARFTSKGFEATPLMMAAAEKDTEIVRLLLAKKPDVQAIDAGTGLNALMMAVLNNNIENTKELLAQGADVK encoded by the coding sequence ATGATGACGCGTTTATTGATGGCGGGGCTGCTTTCCATGGCGGTATTGCTCGCCGGATGTTCCAATAGCCCGGAAGATGCAAAAAAAGAGCTGGCTGATAAAAAAATTCAATACAATGAGCAGAGTTTTGTGAAAGCGATAGAGGATCAAAAGAAGGATATTGTTGAGCTGTTTATTGAAGCGGGCATGAGCCCGAATGTTACAACCGCTAATGGTACTCCGTTGGTAACCGCAGCGGCAACTGGCAATGTAGAGATGGTTAAATTTTTGGTTGAAAAAGGGGCGGACGTAAATAGTAAAAGTAAAGATAAAGGGGAGTTAACGTCGCTGTTTGCTGCTATTCTGGGGGGCGGGAAAGACAAAGACAAGCAGGAGACGGTTAAGTTTTTGCTAGATAAAGGGGCGGATGTGAATGCGCGCTTTACTTCTAAAGGGTTTGAGGCAACGCCGTTGATGATGGCAGCGGCGGAAAAGGATACAGAGATCGTTCGGTTATTGCTGGCTAAGAAGCCGGATGTTCAAGCGATAGATGCTGGTACGGGTCTGAATGCGTTGATGATGGCTGTGCTTAACAATAATATTGAAAATACCAAGGAGCTTTTGGCGCAAGGCGCTGACGTGAAGTAA